The sequence CAGAGATACGATCAAGCCATATTATATCATAAACGTGAAACTCCAGGAAGACATTGAGGATTCCTGATCAAGAAGGAACTCAAAAACACTATAGTGGAAATACTCGGTATATCAGAAAGGATCGCTATATTGAATGTTAGAATCCCTCCAGGCAGATAAACATGGTCTATAGTGCAAATATATTCACCAACTGAGCAATCAACTAGTTCAGAGATTGACCTGTCCTACTCATCCATTAACACCGCCTTAAAAGAACACACACACTAAAACTACATTATAATGGGCGATTTTAATGCACGAGTGGGAACCCCAAGAAACGGGGAAGATGTCATACTAAGTCCTAACAGTACTGGAAACTAACACGAAACGGGCATAAGATGATGGAAATGgcatttgaaaataatatgaacATAATGAATAGTGTATTCAAAAAAGAGCTTCCAGAAGATAGATATGGACACACCAGAAGGCCGATACAAAAATGAAACAGACTATTTTTAAACGAACGGACCCAAATCAATCGACGACTGTGGCAACATCTCTACCCTTAACTTCAACAGTAATCATAGAATGCTTAAAGCGTGTTTAAACGCATCATCCAGTAAAACATCCATAATGTACAGCAACACAAAAATAGCCAACATAAAAGAAACCCTCAAGTAAGTGTAGGAATCATCTCTTGAGCACCTAAAACCTAATCATAATACACGAGATACTAACAGCAAGATCGAAAACCAGGACTAAAACCAAATCACAGGACAATGGCCACATATCAGCTAAAGCAAAAGACCTCTTAGAAAAAagatcaatattaattaaaatgactTACAAAATCTATCAGATAACAAATACGGAAAActagcaaataaataaagagcCAAATGAAATTGAGACAGAGATCGTCTTAGACGTGACACTTTTAAAACACATCAACAAGACGGTGGCACAAAAAGGCTCTTAAGTTTTTATCTGACAATACATAGTGGGTACCTAATATGAAAGACCAATTTTGCAAGACAAGGACTATCTGATCGGATATTTTATCAATAGCCACAAAATTCTATGAGAACCTTTACACCAGCAAATATCATACTTACAATATAGACTTAAATAGCAACGATAATGCTCCTCATATACAAGAagcagaaataaataaagcgaTTGCATAATAAACAAAGCAAAATCACAGAAGAAGGATAAAGCATCCGGCCCTGACGGGATCAATAATGATCTGCTTCAAGTCTGCAAAAAAGAGATATCACcactactaaaataaatacggAGCACTCAACAAATTCCATTACAGTGGACCACATCAACGATCATCCTCCTTCACAAAAAAGGTGACAGGAGTGACATGAACAATTATAGGCCGATAAGCTTAATGTCCAacatcaataaagcttttgcGAAAGTAATTTTGCGGCGAATAACTAGAAATCTGGACGAAAATCAATCTATAGAGTAGGCTGGTTTCAGTGCGGGATATTCAACATTTGACCATATACTTACGGTAAGACAAAaatttgagaaaaaaaaaaagaattcaaAGTGCCGTTGCATCGTTGCTTCATCGACTACAACAAAGCATTCGACTCAATAGAGCACGAAAATATCTGGTACTACCTCTAAAATCAAGGAGTCGACCCAAAGTCCatcagaatattataaaatatatacacgaATCTTTCCGCtagaataaaactataaaaagtagaaaactaaataaaataaaacaaaggtgTACGTCAAGGAGACCCCTATCACCTAAATTATTCACAGCTTTACTAGAAGAAATCTTCAGAGAATTAAAATGGGATGGGTACGGACTAAACATCAACGGGAACAACTAACACACATACGATTCGTCGATGACATCATACTATTTACTACAAACAAAAAGCATCTAAGAATTATGATCACAGACCTGGAGAGGAAAAGTCGCAAGGTAGGGCTAACAATGACCACCTCCAAAACTAAAGCCATGACGAATGCATAAGACGTTACTATTATTGTAAATGGAGAGTCAATTAATTATGTGAAAGAGTACACATACCTGGGCCAACAAATCTCAACCACTGATATAATGTCAAAAGAGATAGATACGAGAATTGGGAAAGCTTGGAAATGTTACTGGGCGCTTAAggaagtaattaaaaacacagaaattaaaataaacgtcAAAACAAAGCACATATAACACCTGCATACGTCCAGTCTTAACATACGGCAAACTTGGGCACTCACTAAAGAAGCATGCTAAATATCAGGAAGTCTGATagaattagtaataaaatcataagaaaCGACACGAAAATTGAAGACGTCACAACGAGGATACGAAGATTGAAATGTAAATGGGCTGGTCATATAATAAGAGGTATAGAAAAGTGGAACAAAAAGATCTTATATTGGTACCCAAGACAGTTTCGTGGGAAGACGAAATAAAAAccgtaactaaaaaaatggaCAAGGAAAGCTCAGAACAGAGCAGAGTAGAAAgaaatggaggaggccttcgCCAAATTTGGGCAAACAGATGGGTTGACTGTGTCACCGACTCACTTGTGACACTAGTTCaagattaaagttatgtaaaatttctGTCTGAATAAaagcttatattattatagctaTGAATttgtaaaatctttttttttattttcttgagccacataaattttctttttgttttttttaagtgtttatCACAGAGCCTGATGTTTGGGAAAATTAGTGGAATGATGGAAGCTTttgtcaataaatttattcatttagtcACATGTTACATGTTGTCAAAAATCAAGCATGTGATCAAGTGACCATGGTTTTCCATGATGAGAGATAGAATCCTTGGCTTGTATTAGAAtgcttagtaataattagttttgGCACAAAAGGACAAAAACAacaagtaatataatataagccAGTGGCCTTCTGTGCCATACATCTCAGATGTGCTTCATTCCTTACTGTATTGTGGGTCAGTATTAGTCCAATCTAATCAAAAGGGATCCAATATTAATTGTGCATATAGAAAATCCTTTAGTGCACATCTAAAGTTTAAAAGCACAATCTCTGATTGAAGTGTCCCATGCCTTGCTACTATGCTAATAGTGCCCATAGCAGTACTTGCAAATgtgtaaaatattgatatttaagtGTAACAAGAGGAATAGTATAAGTTAGTACAAGCACATAGAAATTACAAGAACTAATTCTAGTAGCTTGTACCTGCTAACAACTATGTCAAGTACGTTATAACTTCATAAAAGCAGTCTGCTGTTAAGGTAAAAttctacaaaatattaattgtcttTATCTTATCAATGTGTcaaaagtgttaataaaattgattttcttagcaaaacttaatataaattttatgttcaatcagttttcttttttttcaacaatttcaaattagattgtgtttttattttttctctttttttcatatatttttaagtttataaattataattgaaggCCATGTTTAATCATGAAGGTTaattgtgaggaaacctgcAAATCTTAAATACAAAACTCCATCTATGTCAGGCATCCAAGGTTACCTCTGTATATAAATCACATTATTTGGAACATTCCGCATATATCATACTATATCAGCCTTATACGTCTTTTATAACAAAAGTACACATCTCATGTCTCTTTTCGTCACATTGTAAGCACAATTTGACAGTAAGAGTACTTCAGTTAGAGTGCAATTGGACTGATAAGTTTTATGAACAAGGgggtaagtttttttaaagtcaattaactatttagtaaatatattagaCAATGAAATGGTATTTTCAAATAGCTTTTTCTATCCAGACGAGCTTAACcgctttaaattatattttatgtgtgTTCTGATAAGTtctaataaagttattattaaaaacataacctTAAACTTAAATGTCAACAATAAGACAACAGTGCTGAGAAGGTTATTATCCTTACCTCGAGCTCTTGTTTTTCACATTTTTCTTGTAAATCACTAGTTATTGAATCATTTCGAGAAGCTTCTTCTTCATTAAGTGGTGCGACAGCCTCAGTTAAAACTTCCGTAGCAAAATTCGTGATTTGTCCTTTTATACTGTTCAAgctttgatttaaattaagccacgacatatttaatttatattgtaagaTGTACGCATTACTAACAATCCAGTGTTGATGTTTTTTTCTCGTCAAAAAGatgtaaacaataaataaattgcattATTTTGCAATTGACAATACACCGTACAGTTGGCAAAACAGtttccattaaaaaaactagtagAGTTTTGACAGTGATACTTGACAGTAGGaagtcagctgattttgttaTGATGCAAATATcacaatgataataaaaaaagtgacttataaattaatgaaagtgTCTGTTCCTTAGAagtttgaatttatatttttatctcatTAAAAACCTAGTAGAATTTGTGTGGAAAGAGAACCAACGAAACAGTTAAGcaaactaatataattcttattcGCTACGTTCTTTACTGATTTTCACTTCACTTCTACTCAAATCTGACATTTAACATACAGATCGATCCATGGATTTGACGCAAAGGTTAACATTTAAGTTTTGATCAAAACGGCtaattgtcatttgtcaacTCTTTTGGTTATCTCTTGTCGTTCTGTGACTGTGTCGCTCGTCGCTGGGTAATTAGGTAAGAAATAagaatatgtaaatttaatatttcaatatgttACTAGATTTATAttgtcttaaaatatattactacgacaacttacttaaaaatataaattgaaaatagaAGGCCGATGTAATTTATAACAGCTTCCTGTAAAAGTTATctgtttttactaaaaatggCGACTATCATCAATTGACAAAGTGACATATTATGAATTGTTTCATGTTtggttttaacttttaacttgagtagaactaaatattttactattattaattatttttttacagcaAGGCTTTTAGGTCTGttaatagtatatattatgaCAATAATATGATGGAGCCCGAAAgtgaaaaagaaataaatatatattcagaaATACACAGAccaactaaatattttatgaccCCGAAATTCGAAATTAAGGACACATTAACATCGAAAGATGCAGTTAAATTTCTTCTTGATGGCACTTTAAGATTGCGAGTAtgcaaatattgtttaaacataACTCCAAATCTAAATGAACttgatgaaataattgtagtgGCGGGAAAATGTGGGCTTTATGAAGTCACTATTAAAGATATTGTAGCCAGTTTTTATCCTGTCAAGGTAAGtctagttatatataagttgaaagtaaaaaaaatgcgtTATTAATTTCGGCCACGggtgcaattttttttacctctAATAAGATTTGAGGTTATGAACTCATAGTATGAGAACATACTATATATgcagaaataattaacatttctatttataaaagctcTATAGAGTAATTCATAAACACATCCGATGATCTCAGATttcattgataaaaaatacagtaGAATGCTTTTAATGGCAAAACAGAAGTAGAAAGATGCAACGCttgacaattattttttctaaatggTCATGCTAACTTAAGCATATTTTCTGTTTTCAGGTTAGCTGTGATACAAATTTTCCAAATAAGATATGTAGTGACTGCTTAGACAGAGCTTTTCAATGCTATCTTTTCACCCAGCAATGTGATCAAGCTGGGAGGGCCTTACATAATTACTTAGAAGATTTAAATGACAAGTTTAATAAACTAGATCCAATGGAGCCTCTAAAAAGGCGTGGAAAAcctaaactttattttaatcacaATGTACTTAATATGGAATGTAAAAATGTCATAGATTATGCGGAACCTGTTATAAAtctgataaatttaaatgctCTACCTAATAATTCGGAATTAACTGAATTAGAATGTCCAAAATGCTGGCAAGTGCTTCCAAATATCACATCTCTAGTAAACCATGAAAAGTCTCATCCAAAATCAATGTGGTATTATTGTAAACAGTGTGGAAAGGCTTTTGTTAAATACAcccaattaaaaaaacacaagcgAAATGAGCATTCTGTAAAAATTGAAGATatcaaattagaaaaatatatattcacatGTAAACAGTGTGGGATATCTAATGAGTCACTATCAAAACATTTACTACATGTAGAAAAACATAGTTTTACAAAGACATTGGGTGAATTGATTATGAATCCAAAAGGAAACTGTGCAATGTGCTTTAACAAGGCTTACAATATGGTTTATCTTAATGAGACTATGCATATGCATGGCGGTGGAGCTGGACTTATGGGAGAGAAAAGTATTTCTAATATTGTTACTACTGTGTTTCCAGATGTGAGTATGAAAATATTCtctttttgtaaaatgttaaagattttttatttactatcaaGTTAACCTGTTTAgacataaagttatttttagtatatattaaTTCCATCTAAGATTTATGTTCTGTATTCGTATCCAAGTTAAATGAACATGTAATAGATAACTTGTATTATTGGTATATGTATTACATGGGGCTTAAATGTAATGCAAACTGTAATTTTGTAGAAATCATATACATATCGAGAATGTTCTATACCAACATGTCCATCTAATTTGCACGTAATCAAATGCAAAGTGGACATCTCAGGAAAGTCTATCAAGAAAATGAAGATTGATTTAGGAAACACtcaacttaaaattattaatatagaatGTGTTAAAAGATTTCTCTTTTCAAAACCTCAATCAGACATTGATAGAATATTtgccaatattaataataaggaAAATAGAGATAGTATTTTC is a genomic window of Pieris napi chromosome 13, ilPieNapi1.2, whole genome shotgun sequence containing:
- the LOC125055449 gene encoding zinc finger protein 197-like isoform X2; this translates as MMEPESEKEINIYSEIHRPTKYFMTPKFEIKDTLTSKDAVKFLLDGTLRLRVCKYCLNITPNLNELDEIIVVAGKCGLYEVTIKDIVASFYPVKVSCDTNFPNKICSDCLDRAFQCYLFTQQCDQAGRALHNYLEDLNDKFNKLDPMEPLKRRGKPKLYFNHNVLNMECKNVIDYAEPVINLINLNALPNNSELTELECPKCWQVLPNITSLVNHEKSHPKSMWYYCKQCGKAFVKYTQLKKHKRNEHSVKIEDIKLEKYIFTCKQCGISNESLSKHLLHVEKHSFTKTLGELIMNPKGNCAMCFNKAYNMVYLNETMHMHGGGAGLMGEKSISNIVTTVFPDKSYTYRECSIPTCPSNLHVIKCKVDISGKSIKKMKIDLGNTQLKIINIECVKRFLFSKPQSDIDRIFANINNKENRDSIFKHSKLINADVAINKYENETSFKSCQELIKPDLTENAINLSEEAVADETRVKNIFQSYLEPILTENYKLKVGENNYRNCNICWVFKKPTCLSCKQYIMKTHEFQNEERELQKKSCNSCYIFSKVGFCDVCHNIVEVDKDHNKKMVVSDETIDKTTVWLCNICLRNNINTETCICCEENRTQNKYVKNVVNVRNMFTATLPYEIIKENHLPVKDVEGMPTNSKSTETLKQLNNTDSHNKKLASYSSSAESPMDIEMDLPIYEEEMYFEENYITLLS